The Vanessa tameamea isolate UH-Manoa-2023 chromosome 2, ilVanTame1 primary haplotype, whole genome shotgun sequence genome has a segment encoding these proteins:
- the LOC113401383 gene encoding uncharacterized protein LOC113401383, with amino-acid sequence MKILCVFFVFASALLEAKGYPYPYYGNVDSISYGSIDSSRGGMALSRYYNPYYNPRAIGAGMAAFMFKPEEQYQPQTSQYYLPDRRRQTQPEFNYPPQQNEVYYPQVPEQSEPLPEQPAVLSEQPAVIPELPVITEATEIAEPTEKTEQVTTTLKSVITPELTEPETEEVPKALPSPKKRVTKRKQVKRPVDDDEEEGEEYPPRMPTGAYFPMFFGYGGRSGGGTPNGATAIANAFSTGRGGVATSHATAYGPPRQDSKI; translated from the exons ATGAAGATACTTTGCGTGTTCTTCGTCTTTGCAAGTGCTTTGTTGGAAGCGAAAGGATATCCCTATCCCTATTACGGAAATGTGGACTCAA TTTCTTACGGTTCCATCGACAGCTCCCGTGGAGGCATGGCGTTAAGCCGCTACTACAACCCGTATTATAATCCAAGGGCGATTGGAGCCGGTATGGCTGCTTTCATGTTCAAGCCCGAGGAACAGTATCAACCACAAACCAGCCAATACTATTTACCGGACAGGAGGCGTCAAACACAACCAGAGTTCAATTACCCCCCACAGCAGAATGAAGTCTACTACCCACAAGTACCTGAACAATCCGAACCATTGCCCGAACAGCCTGCTGTACTTTCTGAACAGCCCGCTGTAATACCAGAACTGCCGGTTATCACCGAAGCTACGGAAATCGCTGAACCAACCGAAAAAACAGAACAAGTTACAACGACACTGAAATCTGTTATCACGCCTGAGTTGACGGAGCCTGAAACAGAAGAGGTGCCTAAAGCATTACCGTCTCCGAAAAAACGTGTCACTAAAAGGAAGCAGGTTAAGCGCCCAGTCGATGATGATGAAGAAGAAGGTGAAGAATATCCTCCTAGGATGCCAACAGGAGCTTATTTCCCAATGTTCTTCGGCTACGGTGGAAGATCAGGTGGTGGTACTCCTAATGGTGCTACTGCAATTGCCAACGCTTTCAGCACAGGACGAGGAGGTGTAGCTACCAGCCATGCGACGGCATACGGGCCCCCCAGACAAgacagtaaaatttaa